The following coding sequences are from one Lolium rigidum isolate FL_2022 chromosome 6, APGP_CSIRO_Lrig_0.1, whole genome shotgun sequence window:
- the LOC124665929 gene encoding uncharacterized protein LOC124665929 has translation MSEHHLAGEHHPSPASTALGTLLLLPSELLHEILIRLALPELLRVRSVARPLSHLISSADFRRFYHLSSASSGPAPAAAWLLIFKKLPPRGAALRGFHGPSGRWFRIPVSDIISPAVPPGEDLYFLAASGSSFLFAANGRRELVVVDLSSQSARRLPPSPLGPRGTSSWRRFGLKLVADPPGSNRFRFMFAELVNNTPFLFEYQSDTDTWQSSEAALVAGPSAPAGPDGTYLCAAHAGPDCVMVYSGPGADRPVFFRPRFPHNLGGHGDRLHVYGDGSAVVVRSTAVEARTKVVAGVDLYGFGPDVGGDWQLVSTVPGELVEGFRKPYAVMTGLLAEREGVIRLILISNCRGAWDLVWLSYDPAGAEWRWVPVPDWGGVKGLNMAGIAVSSTFSRLWPPAPAICH, from the exons ATGTCCGAGCACCACCTCGCCGGCGAGCACCACCCCTCCCCGGCGAGCACCGCCCTGGGTACCCTGCTGCTCCTGCCGTCGGAGCTCCTCCACGAGATCCTCATCCGCCTCGCGCTCCCGGAGCTGCTGCGCGTCCGCTCCGTGGCTCGGCCCCTGTCCCACCTCATCTCCTCCGCCGACTTCCGCCGCTTCTACCACCTCTCCTCCGCCTCGTCCggcccggcgccggcggccgcgtgGCTGCTCatcttcaagaagctcccgcCCCGCGGCGCGGCGCTGCGGGGCTTCCACGGGCCGTCCGGCCGCTGGTTCCGCATCCCCGTCTCCGACATCATCTCCCCCGCCGTGCCCCCCGGGGAGGACCTCTACTTCCTCGCCGCGTCCGGCAGCTCCTTCCTGTTCGCCGCCAACGGGCGCCGCGAGCTCGTGGTGGTCGACCTCTCGTCCCAGTCCGCCCGCCGCCTGCCGCCGTCCCCGCTCGGCCCGCGCGGCACCTCCTCCTGGCGTCGCTTCGGGCTCAAGCTCGTCGCCGATCCCCCCGGATCGAACCGGTTTAG GTTTATGTTCGCGGAGCTGGTGAACAACACGCCATTCCTGTTCGAGTACCAGTCGGACACGGACACGTGGCAGTCATCGGAGGCGGCgctggtggccggcccctccgcgCCGGCAGGCCCGGACGGCACGTACCTCTGCGCAGCCCACGCCGGGCCGGACTGCGTGATGGTGTACTCCGGCCCGGGCGCCGACCGGccggtcttcttccggccgcggtTCCCGCACAACCTGGGCGGGCACGGCGACCGGCTGCACGTGTACGGCGACGGGAGCGCGGTGGTGGTCCGGTCGACGGCGGTGGAGGCCCGGACGAAGGTGGTGGCGGGCGTGGACCTGTACGGGTTCGGGCCGGACGTCGGGGGCGACTGGCAGCTGGTGTCCACGGTGCCGGGCGAGCTGGTGGAGGGGTTCAGGAAGCCGTACGCCGTGATGACGGGGCTGCTGGCGGAGCGGGAGGGCGTGATCAGGCTCATCCTCATCTCCAACTGCCGGGGCGCCTGGGACCTGGTGTGGCTCTCGTACGACCCGGCCGGCGCCGAGTGGCGGTGGGTGCCCGTGCCGGACTGGGGCGGCGTCAAGGGGCTCAACATGGCCGGcatcgccgtctcctccaccttctccaggctctggccgccggcgccggccatcTGCCACTGA